From Candidatus Palauibacter scopulicola:
AACTGGCCGCCGTCCCGGGGATCACGGCCCAGGTGGCCGCGGCCGTGGTCGGCGGACGGCCGTACTTGCGCGCGGCGGATCTGCATGCGGCGCTGGCGGAGGCGGTCGGAGACGAGGCGGCGGTGGCGGCGTACGGCGCGCTCTGGCTGCCGATCAACCTCAACGACGTGACGAATGACGAGATCCTGCTGATCCCGGGCGTGGGGGATCGGATGGCGCACGAGTTCGAGGAGTACCGCCCGTACGCGGACATGGGCGAGTTCCGGATGGAGATCGGGAAGTACGTGGACGAGGACGAGGTCGAGCGGCTCGCGCGCTACGTGTACGTCCCGATCGACCTGAACAGCGCCACCCGCGACGAGATCATGGCGGTGCCGGGGATGAGCGAACGCATGGCGCACGAGTTCGAGGAGTACCGCCCCTACACCGACCTGGAGCAGTTCCGGCGCGAGATCGGGAAGTACGTGGACGAGAACGAGGTCGCGCGGTTCGAGCGCTACGTGACGCTGAACCCGGGCGGATAGGGCGCCGGCCCCCGCGCGGCCCGGCGAGGGCGTTGCGATGATCCGGAGCGTCGTCTTCTGGCTCCACCTCACGGTGGCCGTGGCGGCCGGGTTGGTCATCCTCATGCTGGCGGCGACGGGGGCCGTGCTGTCGCTGGAGGAGACGGTGACGGGGCTGGCGGAGCGACGGTACTTCGTGACCGTGCCGCAAGCCGCGGACCGCCTGCCTGCGGACCGCCTGCGTCCGGAGGGGGTCGCGCTGGCTGCGGGGCTCGTGGCGACGTCGCTGAGCTATTCTTCGGATCCGCGCGCGCCCGTGCGCGTCCACGAGGGACAGGACCTCCATGCCCTGGTCGATCCGTACACGGGGCGGGTGCTGGCGAGGGGACCCGGCGGACTCGAGCGGTTCTTCGAGGGCGCCCACAACTGGCACCGCTGGTTCAACGTGTCGGGCGGCTCGGTGCGCCGGGCGCGGGCGGTGACCGGGGCGGTCAACGTGGCCTTCCTCTTTCTTCTGCTCACCGGACCGATCCTGTGGATTCCGCGGCCCGTCACCCGGCGGTCGCTCGCCCAGGCGCTCCTGCTACGTCGCGGGGCGAAGGGCGCCAAGCGCGACTTCAACTGGCACCAGGTGGTCGGGATCTGGTCCGTGCTGCCGCTGGCCGTGATCGCCGCGACGGGGGTCGCCACGTCGTATCCGGCCGTGGGAGACCGGGTCTATCCGACGGTGGGGAACGTGGTACCCGCCGGGGCATGGCCGGCTGAGTCGGCGTCCGAAGGAGCGGGAGTCGAGAGGGAGGAAGTCGAGGGGGACGAAGTCGAGGGGACGGCGATTTCGGGGGACGCCCGTCGCGCCCCGGACCCGGACCTCCGCGCCGCGCTCGCAACCGCCGAGGCTTGGGCCCCGGAGTGGAGGACGCTGATCCTGCACATGCCGCGCCCCACGGACCCCGAGGTTCGCGTCGAGGTGCGGGGAGGGCGCGCGGGCCAGCCGCACAGGGCCGGCCGGCTCACCCTGGACGCCGCCACCGGCAGCGTGCGCGCCTGGG
This genomic window contains:
- a CDS encoding helix-hairpin-helix domain-containing protein; amino-acid sequence: MFRSRSALLAFVMIPVLSAGCAGDGEPAESEPAAAESGEAMGDAEAPGADAAAALLNPNLATEDELAAVPGITAQVAAAVVGGRPYLRAADLHAALAEAVGDEAAVAAYGALWLPINLNDVTNDEILLIPGVGDRMAHEFEEYRPYADMGEFRMEIGKYVDEDEVERLARYVYVPIDLNSATRDEIMAVPGMSERMAHEFEEYRPYTDLEQFRREIGKYVDENEVARFERYVTLNPGG
- a CDS encoding PepSY-associated TM helix domain-containing protein; this translates as MIRSVVFWLHLTVAVAAGLVILMLAATGAVLSLEETVTGLAERRYFVTVPQAADRLPADRLRPEGVALAAGLVATSLSYSSDPRAPVRVHEGQDLHALVDPYTGRVLARGPGGLERFFEGAHNWHRWFNVSGGSVRRARAVTGAVNVAFLFLLLTGPILWIPRPVTRRSLAQALLLRRGAKGAKRDFNWHQVVGIWSVLPLAVIAATGVATSYPAVGDRVYPTVGNVVPAGAWPAESASEGAGVEREEVEGDEVEGTAISGDARRAPDPDLRAALATAEAWAPEWRTLILHMPRPTDPEVRVEVRGGRAGQPHRAGRLTLDAATGSVRAWETFADDTPTRRAQQFLRYAHTGEYWGLPGQLLAGLFSLAAALMVWTGLSLAVRRLRRFVGLRRALRRSVRRPRAPPTSGTA